Genomic segment of Salvia hispanica cultivar TCC Black 2014 chromosome 2, UniMelb_Shisp_WGS_1.0, whole genome shotgun sequence:
GTGCAAAGAGAATGTTTGTGGATTACTTGAACAGGGAATCGGGAAACAGTTAGAGCCAGAGGCAAATTGCAGAGCGCTGAAAATCTTCTCAACGTTCTGCTAATGCACGGCAGTGTCCATGCCGGAGAGATTTTGTATTCACCCTGGAAGCAATGCTGGAGACAAGATGTTGGAGCAACTGGGCCGTGATTTTGGGATAAGGTGATTTAGCACTGCACCGTTAAAATAAGCTTATTTTTCGAAGATATTGTGCTGTTTGTTTCGTGTTGTATGGTTTGTGATCAAagcatatacatatatataacttACTTTTCTTATCCATCTTTTGTTAGATAATTGCTATTTGCTTTCAATCTATCTTTTGTTAAACCattgttatttgctttcagTGTCAATTGTTTTCTGCTGGAAATAGACACATTTCCCCCCTTCAGACTCTTAAGTAAGTATGGAGTGGACGGGAGATTAAGGTCCcatcatttaaaaaagtttgtTAGATTAATTATTAGAGTAGTATACCTTAATTATCAACTTTattattaacttttaattttaatagtatgTTCTATTCTAATTGTGTCAGCTTAGAagatatttattctttttcctctTGTAAGCAGCACTTTCTACGCCATTCAAGACCTGCCCCGATGCCATGATCTCCACGGCATCGTGCACCTCCCCGTCGTGGTTCCCCATATACGACAGTGTTAGCTTCTCCCTGTTGGCTACCAGTCTCACATAACCAAACTCACCACCACGGTACAGTGACCTAGCGGGCTGGGGGAAGATGGGATCTTTGAGTCGGTCGGGCAATGGATGCCAAATCGGCTGCCAATCCATCCCGGCCATCCCAATCACCAAGTGCACCGGGTACGCCTCCCATTTCTCCCCCTCGATGCTCAAGCTTCCACAAGTAAAGTTTTTTAGAGGGCAAAATCTCTCATATCTATGTACGTGAGCCCATAGTGCTAGTGTCACATTGTTCTTCACAAGAAGAGGCTCCAAGTGCTCTCGGAGCCTCTCCCTAAATGGGTAGTCTCTTGTCTCGTAGCTTGTAGTGTACATCGGCCTGTGCCCTTGGACAACAACGTAAGGTGTCTTGGTTCTGTTCACTGATTCAAGATCATTCTTCAAGAACTCATACTGTTTACTCCCAGCTAGGAAATTAGTCTCtgtagaaaaataaacaaaatggaCTACTCCCATGTCGAATGAGTAGTAAAGATTCCTCGTAGCAGGGGCTCTTGATCCGGTTGGCTCTGAGGAATTCCCCGGCATGTGAAGCCTAAGACTGTAAGGCACCCCACACTCTCCACCCCCGTCTTTTTCATAGACTGTACTGGACCAGTCGGGCTTCCAAGGCTGCAACAGCCAATCGTATTCATGATTGCCAATGCACACCAAGTATGGAACTTTGGAAGCCAAAGGTTCTATctggtagaagaagttatccCACAGCCAAGAATAGCCTCTCGCGTAGCTTATATCTCCAATGTGCGATATCAACGAAGGTTTGTCGCCAATAGCTTCAAGATCTCGACTTATCCACTTAATTGTGGAGATGCTTTCTTCCTGTGTGCGCTTGTGCGTTGAGTAGGGTGTAGCAGTCCCCATGTCTCTGTACAAGAAAGCTATCGTCTCACTCGAATCCTTAACTGGAGATACGAAGTTGTAAATTGTGCTCCAGCCCCCGGAATCACTACCCACCTGCCATAGTTTATACAAATTTAAGCACACTATTAGACTAGAATTTTCTTAATCAAAGCACTGTACGATCTCTAGTTTCTATATTCAGGAATCCTCTTGATGTAGTAATAAGCATCATAGTTCAAGAAAAAAGTGAGAATTTTTACCTGATAATAATACTTCTTCCCATCCTTCAAACCAAGCATGACACCATCATGAATAAACCCAGGATCCCTCCACCCAACGCTATCATTGGCAGGCGAATCACACATATCCTCTCTCTCATACCGGGCCACCTCCGTACCCACAACCCGGTCCAATCCATCCCAGGCCAACCTGTATTTCACAAAGCTCTCCTTCCCATCATGGGTCACGAACATGACCCGCATCTCCCCATCGCCGTCCGTCAGCGCCAGGTGGACCTGCTCGGGGCCCCGACCCGGCTCAAACGTCACCGGGTCGGACTGCGCGAGGAGGTGCTTGGTCCTCGGGAGCGGGTTGTGGTCGTGGTCCATCTTGTCCGGGTTGATCTTGGATTCAGTCCAGTGGAAGATCCGGAACTGGTAATCAGATCGCATGTTGACGAGTGGGATCGTGATGGAGCCCGACCCAGACTGCCAACTGGGCGACAAGGAGAGGAAATGTAGCCGATGAAGTGGCGATGGGCGGAGTTCATCGGGGTGTAGATTCCGAGCCAGTCGAGATGCGAGGGTGAATCGAGGCCGCTCCATTTGATCGTCACTGGGTTGCCCGATTTGGAAACGGATCTTGGGGCGACCGAGATCGAGACTTTGGATGAGGATGGGGCGGCGAGGAGAGAGAGGATCGAGAGAAGCGCGAGTGTGTGTAATGTGGTCATCAGTtctgtaattttgttttgatcaaaGTTGCTTAGTTCTTCAAGAATCTGAAGTCAGCTCTGAGTTTTTACTATAAAGACTTcatatataatgtatttttatgcATATAAGCATCCAATAAAGAAGCGACAGTTAGACAAACTAACCAATGAATGTAGACTTCAGTTTGAGTAATGAGAATGATTTCACCTAAATTGTTgtcataattcaaaatttatggtGATATGATCGAAAATGTTAATATATCAATCGAATGAATTTTGTTATCAACCGACAAAAAATTACCCACAAATTTAATGTTCCTATCCATACCTATAACTaaacaatttcataaatttgagccgtaattaaaactaatcaaataaaacataaagcTAAACTGAAAaacagtaaaataaaaatattattatttcttgacaaattttaacacaaaaaataatttcatcgaaaattttacaaaaatatgtggGTCTGCaaatagatttatatttttcggATCAGGTTGGTACCCAGCACGAATCAGACCCGACCTGATTATTTTCTAAACAATAGTAACTTTTGATCATtaacacaattatttttgtaaagaaCAGCAACTATTTTCTTTCGTAACAACAATGACATGCATTTATAACAACAAATTACGCAAATATCTTTCTGTTTCGTGACAATAAATCAATTTGAAATCGAAATGTTTGAAATCTTACTACgtgttattattataaattacaagaaaaaagagagcATGAAACTTTAATTACCCTCTTTTTCAACGTTTTGCCTCAAGCCAATTCTAAGATGAAAAtcgcttttattttatttatgatgaTGATTGTCTCAATTCAGTATGAAcgaatttatcaaaattaagcAATTACGAGAGATCATGAAGGCAAATTCATCGCTTCCGTTGCCAACTCGTTGATCGAGTTACCAGCAAAAGGGGAGAATTTGCTTTTACAATCACTTAGAAATTACACCAGCATTGATGCATTCAACTTCTGCAGATCCacaatcatcaataaaaaaatgtctaacatttttctttagttttatcCCGAATTTAGAATTGAGATTGTCatcatcataaataaatacaaaaaagatttcattttatattttcttcttctataaacattgaatatataaattaaatcatttaagTTTGTGTGTTGGATTTCTAATATGTATagtttaaaacaaataaaaactttaaaagTGTATTggtataattattaatttctttaataaatgtatcggtataattaatttctttacctgcaatcacaataaaatatacattgtacgtagggtcttgttaggttgagattatttagctaaattgataAATGAGATTCAATATGGGCCACTCAtccagaatatttgtgaaatgtcaacagcatgtatgtttatgtcaacagaggggcataattgtaattttattaattttttaaatttttttaatttttttttaaaatttcttttttcgttttttttttttattattatttttttcaactatatgtataattcatgtcaactacacatcaaatgtcaacaactttattcaataaatactatttgacatgaattgtacttgtagttgacattatattgtgtagttaacatgaattgtatatgtagttgacatggattgtacacatagttgacattatatgtgcatagttgacatgaattgtgtgtgtggttgacatggattgtacacatagttgacattatatgtgtgtagttgacatgaattgtatatgtagttgaaaaataaaaatttttaaaaaaaaaaaaaaaacaaaaaattaattaaaaaaattttaaaaaaaaattaaaaaaattaaaaaaaaattaaaaaaaattaaaaaataatttaaatttttttaaaaaaaattaataaaaaattaaaataaaaaataaaaaaaaatatttattgaataaaatttactatgatattaccattctgctctttcataattaattaatctaaagatattttttccatgtggaaaaatctgaaccactcatttaataaaaatgagtggctgatattgcatctcatttctcaattagcataaaaaatcttaattgatcacaatccctgttcgtagtatttatttttttaaatgagacaggagtatcatttttcctAATGTAATAACCtgttttcttaaaatatgtgagTGGTGCAACTTCCATATTCttagtactatcatttttgCTATATTAAGCCCTAAGGGTTGGATTTATagagtattagtattatttttcttttatcctctaatttctttaatttgtgcTTGCTCAATCATCTTGTGTATTTAAACTCgtaaagacaaaattcaaaatgaaatCGGCCATTTAATCATTTGAATAGAATTGTCCATGATGACAGAAGAGAGATAGAAACACGTGTAGATATTAAAACTCTTAAATCTTGTCTCACGTAGACTCTTAAATCATAGTTCATCTATATAAGTATGGATGGTGACCCATTTCTATTGGTAGAAACAAAGAAGAGGGAAATTTGTGCTCCTCGAGTTTCCCGCATATCACAGTCTTGGTATTTGTCGCGATCGAAGGTCCAAATATTGTCCGattgtattgaaattttaaccGGAGGTAGAACACTACTCAACACAACTTCAATATAGACGATTATTTCACCTCCGGCCACATTTTAGAATGAAGCTTGGCATCTTTTAGCTCTGGATAAACTTTCAACATGATCAGATAACATTTAGACTTCCGTTAATAGCGAAAACTAAGACTATGTTGTGCAAGAAATTTGAACACAATTTCCCCTCTTCTGTCGTTTTTcttagggctggggaaaaataccgaaaaaatgatatatcgctcgtatcgtattgaaaaatatcaaaaaattatcgaattttcgNNNNNNNNNNNNNNNNNNNNNNNNNNNNNNNNNNNNNNNNNNNNNNNNNNNNNNNNNNNNNNNNNNNNNNNNNNNNNNNNNNNNNNNNNNNNNNNNNNNNatatatatatatatatatatatgaaaccctaataagaacactatttattttattgtgttgaagttttattaattttggtgttatttttcagttttgaaattatatttttcgatatacaggtattcgatacgataacgatatttcgatatatcgtatcgatcttacgatatatcgaaatatcgatacgataacaatatgaatattatccatatcgaaagtttcgatatatcgaaactttcgatacgataacgatatgatatatcgtatcgacccacccctagtttttctctctctcttttcttaaTATCGACGGTTCCCACAGTAAATACGACAAATTTCACTtggatttttataaaaaaattgggagCTCTGACACGACAAAAAGCAAGtaacacaaataattaattttattaatataatcaaTCAAAGTGTTGcatatttcttttcaaaaCAATCACTTAGTTCACATGAACATCATGATTTCTTCTCGCGTCACCCGACCTGTTTCTTTGCCCTCTTCGAACcaacaagaacaaaaataattgtacTATTTGAGTACCTAAGTCCAAAAATGGACATCAATAGTCGTCCTACGATTTATGGTTTAGTGTAGTATAGGATGGCCCAGCCCATTCCACCATTATAGGGATCTGATTTACTCGGTTCTtctttagagcatctccggtGGTGtccttcccactaggacttccactaggacttcATGCCACGTCATCAGAACTTCCCAtttcactaggacttcccattgcactaggacttcccactaggacttcctacaataaaattaaattcacaattattcaatttacggaattaaaattttgacacgaATACGAACGGGGAAAAgcgaatatttcattaaaaaaaacatatattcttcggaaaaaaaaattacatagtcaataaaaaaaattaaccactTCAACGTCCACCCCTCCGCGTCCAAACCTCTTCGATAATATCCTCCTGAAGTCGAATATGGGCATCTCTTTgccgcatgtcggcaaatgcgcgcaaccgctcaacctctccatgaggtacccccatgttcacattcgcgctggccacgccgtggcttggaccgacACCCGTATCATCTTCGTTGGTCCACTGAGTCAGTCCGTCACCTTCACTTTCGACAAAcatgttgtgcaaaatgatacatgcgtacatgatgtcgccgaTGTTCGGAATATACCACATCCGTGAAGGACCCTTCACCATCGCCTATCGactctggagcacaccaaatgctcgctcaacatccttgcgcgcTGCCTCCTGACGGCTCGCATAGAAGGACTTCTTTGCTCCGACCGCATGtttgatcgtcttcacaaagacgggccagtttgggtatatcccatccgccaaatagtatcccatATTGTGCTTGTTGCCGTTGGCGATGAAACTGATGGCGGGAGCAACGCCATTGCACTGATCGTTGAACAGGGGCGACGACtggaggacgttgaggtcgttgttcgacctggcgactccaaaataagcatgccatatCCACAACCGGTAGTCAGCTACggcttcaaggatcatcgtgggatgaTTGGCTTTGAAGCCGGAAGTGTGGATCCCTTTCCAGGTGGCggggcagttcttccactcccaatgcatacaatctatgctgcccaacatcccAGGGAACCCGTGCACCGACCCGTGCATATTTATCAGCTGCTGGCAGTCTACGCTGCTCGGACTCCGAAGATAGCGATCCCTGAATATCGCTTTAACGCCCGCTCAAAAATTCTGCAGACACTCGATGGCTGACGACTCGCTAATGTgtaggtactcgtcgaacatgtcggccgGGCCTCCGTACGCCAGCTGCCTGATTGCGACAGTGCACTTCTGTAAGGGCGTGTGTCCGGGTTTGCCAGCCGCATCCTCCCTGATCCTGAAAAACTCGTATCTTCTCTCTAAAGCACCATCGATATGCATAAATagcggacgatgcatcctaaAATATCGCCGGAATAAGGCATCCCCAAAACACGGCTGCGAAGCGAAGTAGTCCT
This window contains:
- the LOC125208215 gene encoding LOW QUALITY PROTEIN: probable inactive purple acid phosphatase 2 (The sequence of the model RefSeq protein was modified relative to this genomic sequence to represent the inferred CDS: inserted 1 base in 1 codon): MTTLHTLALLSILSLLAAPSSSKVSISVAPRSVSKSGNPVTIKWSGLDSPSHLDWLGIYTPMNSAHRHFIGYXFLSLSPSWQSGSGSITIPLVNMRSDYQFRIFHWTESKINPDKMDHDHNPLPRTKHLLAQSDPVTFEPGRGPEQVHLALTDGDGEMRVMFVTHDGKESFVKYRLAWDGLDRVVGTEVARYEREDMCDSPANDSVGWRDPGFIHDGVMLGLKDGKKYYYQVGSDSGGWSTIYNFVSPVKDSSETIAFLYRDMGTATPYSTHKRTQEESISTIKWISRDLEAIGDKPSLISHIGDISYARGYSWLWDNFFYQIEPLASKVPYLVCIGNHEYDWLLQPWKPDWSSTVYEKDGGGECGVPYSLRLHMPGNSSEPTGSRAPATRNLYYSFDMGVVHFVYFSTETNFLAGSKQYEFLKNDLESVNRTKTPYVVVQGHRPMYTTSYETRDYPFRERLREHLEPLLVKNNVTLALWAHVHRYERFCPLKNFTCGSLSIEGEKWEAYPVHLVIGMAGMDWQPIWHPLPDRLKDPIFPQPARSLYRGGEFGYVRLVANREKLTLSYMGNHDGEVHDAVEIMASGQVLNGVESAAYKRKKNKYLLS